Below is a genomic region from Candidatus Deferrimicrobiaceae bacterium.
TTCCGCATCGGGATCGGGGGCGACGCGCACAAACTGGTCGCGGGACGGGACCTCTGGCTGGGGGGAGTCCGGCTCGAGCACGAGAGAGGCCTGCTCGGCCACTCCGACGGCGACGTTCTTCTCCACGCGATCGCGGATGCGATCTACGGCGCGCTCGGGGAACCGGACATCGGTCAACATTTCCCCCCGGGCGTGGCGGAGACGGAGGGGATCTCCAGCCGCAGCATCATCGCCCATGCGCGCGGGAGGATGGTGGAGAAGGGGTATGGGCTGGTGGGTCTGGACGCCGTCATCGTCTGCGAGGAGCCGAAGATCGCTCCGGTCGTTTCGGTTCTCCGCGCCTCCATCGCGGGGATGCTTTCCCTCCCCGAGGACCGGATCAATCTGAAGGGCAAGACGACCGAGGGGATGGGATTCGAGGGACGCAAGGAGGGGATCTCCGCATGGGCCGTCGCGCTCCTGGTGGGATCCCTCCCCGTTCCGGAGAGGGGAACGGCCTGATGGCGCTCACCGTGTTCAACACGCTGGGGAACGGGAAGGAAACCTTCTCCCCCATCACCCCGGGGAAGGTGAAGATGTACGTCTGCGGCGTGACGGTCTACGACCTGTGCCACATCGGGCACGCCCGCGCGAACGTCGCCTTCGACATCATCGTTCGGTACCTCCGGTACCGGGGATACGACGTGACCTTCGTGCGCAACTTCACCGACATCGACGACAAGATCATCCGGCGGGCAAACGAGGAGGGGGTGAAGACCGAAGAGATCGCGGATCGATATATCCGGGCGTTCTACGAGGACTTCGACCGGATGGGGCTCGTCCGCCCCGACGCGGAGCCGCGGGCGACGGAGCATATCCCCGAGATCATCGGACTCGTCGAGAGGCTGATCGCGGCGGAGAAGGCCTATGTCGCGGGGGGCGACGTCTATTATTCGGTCCGGGGGTTCGGGGAATACGGCAAGCTCTCGGGGAAAAACACCGAGGAGCTGCTTGCCGGGGCCCGCGTCGAGGTGGACGAACGGAAACGGGATCCGCTCGACTTCGCCCTCTGGAAGGCGTCGAAACCGGGGGAGCCCGCCTGGGACAGTCCGTGGGGGCCGGGCAGGCCGGGATGGCACATCGAGTGCTCGGCGATGGCGATGAAGCATCTGGGGGAGACGTTCGACATCCACGGCGGGGGGAAGGACCTCGTCTTCCCGCACCATGAAAACGAGATCGCCCAGTCGGAAGGCGTGACGGGCAAACCGTTCGCGCGATACTGGATCCACAACGGATTCGTCAACATCGACAACGAAAAGATGAGCAAGTCGC
It encodes:
- the cysS gene encoding cysteine--tRNA ligase, which codes for MALTVFNTLGNGKETFSPITPGKVKMYVCGVTVYDLCHIGHARANVAFDIIVRYLRYRGYDVTFVRNFTDIDDKIIRRANEEGVKTEEIADRYIRAFYEDFDRMGLVRPDAEPRATEHIPEIIGLVERLIAAEKAYVAGGDVYYSVRGFGEYGKLSGKNTEELLAGARVEVDERKRDPLDFALWKASKPGEPAWDSPWGPGRPGWHIECSAMAMKHLGETFDIHGGGKDLVFPHHENEIAQSEGVTGKPFARYWIHNGFVNIDNEKMSKS